From Nitrosopumilus zosterae, the proteins below share one genomic window:
- a CDS encoding glycosyltransferase codes for MTKVSMITEHKIDGINASGNRAHWEIKALKRKGFLDIELIDDFDETKVSKLSNNLVHAQQHSGRFLENIPYIVDAHGLEYVYSAHMSYGYPFHSWRRWAFKAKSYHYKKLETKIFQNSKHIICAGENIYEKVKNIQNSTIVRNAVFPESYIPTNCKSLKIALVGPFLPGKLNYFGFDMIKFIVKKFQNIDFVFIGPADKYFRNGLKFKNTTFTGKVNNYIETLRTCSVLLAPYPDYAYYLGSKTKFVEAAACQMPIITTPVGNIDFQNDYVCIGKTKEDLVNQIYYLEDESVRLDLGKKLRNEIFKKYNAEIEIQKVIKLYDELTS; via the coding sequence ATGACTAAAGTTTCTATGATCACTGAGCACAAAATTGATGGTATTAATGCAAGTGGAAATAGGGCTCATTGGGAAATTAAAGCGCTTAAAAGAAAAGGATTTTTAGATATTGAATTAATTGATGACTTTGATGAAACTAAAGTTTCTAAACTCTCCAATAATCTAGTTCATGCTCAACAACATAGTGGACGATTCCTTGAAAATATTCCATATATTGTTGATGCACATGGACTCGAATATGTTTATTCAGCACATATGTCATATGGCTATCCTTTTCATTCATGGCGCAGATGGGCTTTTAAAGCAAAATCTTATCATTATAAAAAACTTGAGACAAAAATATTTCAAAATTCTAAACATATTATTTGTGCTGGAGAGAATATTTATGAAAAAGTAAAAAATATTCAAAATTCTACAATCGTAAGAAATGCTGTTTTTCCCGAAAGTTACATTCCTACCAATTGCAAATCCTTGAAAATTGCTTTAGTAGGACCTTTTCTACCTGGAAAATTAAATTATTTTGGGTTTGATATGATAAAATTTATAGTTAAAAAATTTCAAAATATTGATTTTGTGTTTATTGGACCTGCTGATAAATATTTTCGAAATGGTTTAAAATTTAAAAATACCACTTTTACTGGAAAAGTTAACAATTACATTGAAACACTTAGAACTTGTAGCGTTTTACTAGCACCTTATCCTGATTATGCATATTATCTTGGATCAAAAACAAAATTTGTTGAGGCTGCTGCTTGTCAGATGCCAATTATTACAACACCAGTAGGGAACATAGATTTTCAAAATGATTATGTATGTATTGGTAAAACTAAAGAAGATCTAGTTAATCAAATTTATTATTTAGAAGATGAAAGTGTACGTCTTGATTTAGGGAAAAAACTTAGAAATGAAATTTTTAAAAAATACAATGCAGAAATTGAAATTCAAAAAGTCATTAAACTTTATGATGAATTAACTAGCTAA
- a CDS encoding glucose-1-phosphate thymidylyltransferase, with translation MKGIILHGGHGTRLRPLTHTGPKQLLPIANKPMSNYCVETLIQAGIHDIVFIVGGVGSEKVNEFYGNGEKFGAKFSYIEQDFPKGIAHAISLCQEFIDGEKFVVFLGDNIINKDISKFISDFKTSNSFASLLLCEVENPSQFGIAEIKNNKIINITEKPKNPSSNLAVTGIYCLTPHIFEVIKKLTPSWRNELEIADALQILIKEDKEVTFEMITDFWKDTGTPKDIIEANRKILENMEGFQKGEKEEGVKITGKVMIDEGVKIENGVKITGPVIIGKNCIIGENSEIKGNTSIGENSEIKGCVISDSIIMSNCVLEGKFEIKNSIIGSNSRIQKNQDKKFLLGEGSQISI, from the coding sequence ATGAAAGGGATTATTTTACATGGAGGTCATGGAACAAGATTACGACCTCTTACACACACGGGTCCAAAACAATTGTTACCAATAGCAAATAAACCAATGTCTAATTATTGTGTAGAAACATTAATTCAAGCGGGTATACATGATATTGTCTTTATAGTTGGCGGTGTTGGTTCAGAAAAAGTAAATGAATTTTATGGTAATGGTGAAAAATTTGGTGCTAAATTTTCATACATAGAACAAGATTTCCCTAAAGGAATAGCTCATGCAATTTCACTATGTCAAGAGTTTATTGATGGAGAAAAATTTGTGGTTTTTCTAGGAGATAATATAATCAATAAAGATATTAGTAAATTTATTTCTGATTTTAAAACATCTAATTCATTTGCATCATTGTTATTATGTGAAGTTGAAAACCCCTCACAATTTGGAATTGCCGAAATAAAAAATAATAAAATAATTAACATTACAGAAAAACCAAAAAACCCTTCATCTAATCTTGCAGTTACTGGAATTTACTGTTTAACACCACATATCTTTGAAGTAATAAAAAAATTGACGCCATCCTGGAGAAATGAATTAGAAATAGCGGATGCACTTCAAATCTTAATTAAAGAAGATAAAGAGGTAACATTTGAAATGATTACAGATTTTTGGAAAGATACAGGTACTCCAAAGGACATAATTGAAGCAAATAGAAAAATTCTTGAAAATATGGAAGGGTTTCAAAAAGGAGAAAAAGAAGAGGGTGTAAAAATTACAGGAAAAGTTATGATTGATGAAGGTGTAAAAATTGAAAATGGGGTAAAAATTACAGGTCCTGTGATTATTGGAAAAAATTGTATTATTGGAGAAAATTCTGAAATTAAAGGAAATACAAGCATTGGAGAAAATTCTGAAATTAAAGGATGCGTAATTTCTGATTCCATCATCATGTCAAATTGTGTACTTGAAGGGAAATTTGAAATAAAAAATAGTATAATTGGATCAAACTCCAGAATTCAAAAAAATCAAGATAAAAAATTTCTTTTAGGAGAAGGTTCTCAAATATCAATATAG
- a CDS encoding polysaccharide deacetylase family protein codes for MNLLGIDFEDWYHPQLVEPFVPDAKKIPTMFKGLDKILELLRKYDIKATFFLVGELLSSNPEILDKILADQHEIGFHTMKHTRLDVPNFKPIFKEEIKEFNKITSGKSIGFRAPTFSINEKSSWVIDELADNNYKYDSSIIPAKTNLYGIPKAEKSPYKITSENLDKNDEKGSLIEFPLLVTKFLGKTIPAAGGFYLRSLPLKIIKNAIKSYERNEIPSSFYIHSWELTPEFIPKIKLPIKNRFITFHKIEKTFSKMENLFNEFDFTSFNSYFKKI; via the coding sequence TTGAATTTACTAGGAATAGATTTTGAAGATTGGTATCATCCTCAATTAGTAGAGCCTTTTGTACCTGATGCAAAAAAGATTCCAACAATGTTCAAAGGATTAGATAAAATTTTAGAATTATTAAGAAAGTACGATATCAAAGCAACATTTTTTCTTGTTGGGGAATTACTTAGTTCAAATCCAGAAATACTTGACAAAATTTTAGCTGATCAACATGAAATTGGATTTCATACTATGAAACATACAAGGCTAGATGTTCCAAATTTTAAACCTATTTTTAAAGAAGAAATCAAAGAATTCAATAAAATTACATCTGGAAAATCAATAGGATTCAGAGCTCCAACATTTTCCATTAATGAGAAAAGTTCTTGGGTTATTGATGAATTAGCAGATAATAACTACAAATATGATAGTAGTATAATTCCTGCTAAAACTAACTTATATGGAATTCCAAAAGCAGAAAAATCACCTTATAAAATTACTAGTGAAAATTTAGATAAAAATGATGAAAAAGGCTCTTTGATAGAATTTCCTTTATTAGTTACAAAATTCTTAGGTAAGACCATACCAGCTGCAGGAGGATTTTATTTGAGAAGTCTTCCATTAAAAATTATAAAAAATGCAATAAAATCTTATGAAAGAAATGAAATACCATCAAGTTTTTATATACATTCATGGGAATTAACTCCTGAATTTATCCCAAAAATAAAATTACCTATAAAAAATCGATTCATCACATTTCATAAAATAGAAAAAACATTTTCTAAAATGGAAAATCTTTTTAATGAATTTGATTTTACATCGTTCAATTCATATTTCAAAAAAATTTAA
- a CDS encoding glycosyltransferase family 39 protein, translated as MMSLKLIKNDIKISFLTIFLAGLGIKLFYFPYDLPLIIDGMDNFTYATAINFYGHLPTEWTPINNGWPIFVSFWFSIFDLENSLQYMQLQRIISVILSSMITIPVYYLCKNYFNKKIALVGAAIISFDPRIILNSFLGITEPLFILLGISSLVIFLKYERKLMFISFILASFCTIVRSEGLFLFFTLTILFFIKNKISKEILRTYLPCLLIFMMILIPVINYRIEVVGYDGIFQRAIIGTDQIIAISNSDKNSEIIDGIGLFIKYLGWIMIPNFLLFFPFGVIQYFRNRTKETNFIMIFSIVCSIPIMYAYIVQAQDTRYLYFLFPIFSLVSLYSVKTFISKIANKNTALVVIIIGIFISSIGFYEFLKTDREIERENYEISKIISEKVSGVNFHPSQTQYIRVGELPTKWPFDFNDDKHKIKIISTNNENDLEEYILKNDSELTHLIVDENSKLPKFLQDVYYNEEKFKYLDKVFDSKDFNFNQHLKLFEINFENFNSKINQEELSQ; from the coding sequence ATGATGAGTTTAAAATTAATTAAGAATGATATAAAAATTTCATTTTTAACCATTTTTCTAGCAGGATTAGGAATTAAATTATTTTATTTTCCTTATGATTTACCGTTGATTATTGATGGAATGGATAATTTTACATATGCTACTGCCATTAATTTTTACGGACATTTACCAACTGAATGGACTCCAATAAACAATGGATGGCCAATATTTGTTTCTTTTTGGTTTTCAATATTTGATTTAGAAAATTCGTTGCAGTATATGCAATTACAAAGAATAATTTCAGTTATTCTATCATCTATGATTACAATTCCAGTTTATTATTTATGTAAAAATTATTTTAACAAAAAAATCGCTCTAGTTGGTGCAGCGATTATTTCATTTGATCCTAGGATTATACTTAACTCGTTTTTGGGTATTACAGAACCATTATTCATATTATTAGGAATTTCATCGTTAGTAATTTTCTTAAAATATGAAAGAAAGCTAATGTTTATTTCATTTATTTTGGCATCATTTTGTACAATTGTTAGATCTGAAGGACTTTTTCTATTTTTTACATTAACTATTTTATTTTTTATTAAAAATAAAATTTCAAAGGAAATTTTAAGGACATATCTTCCATGCTTGTTGATTTTTATGATGATATTAATTCCTGTAATAAACTACAGAATTGAAGTTGTAGGATATGATGGAATATTTCAAAGAGCCATCATAGGAACAGATCAGATTATCGCAATTTCAAATAGTGATAAAAATTCAGAAATTATTGATGGAATTGGTCTTTTTATAAAATATTTAGGTTGGATAATGATTCCAAACTTTTTATTATTTTTCCCATTTGGAGTAATTCAGTATTTCAGAAATAGAACAAAAGAAACAAACTTTATCATGATTTTTTCAATAGTTTGCAGCATACCAATTATGTATGCTTATATCGTTCAGGCACAAGATACTAGATATCTCTACTTTTTGTTTCCTATTTTTTCGTTAGTATCACTTTATTCTGTTAAAACTTTTATTTCCAAGATTGCAAATAAAAATACAGCATTAGTAGTAATCATAATTGGAATTTTTATTAGTTCAATAGGGTTTTATGAATTTTTAAAGACTGACAGAGAGATTGAAAGAGAAAATTATGAGATTTCAAAAATTATTTCTGAAAAAGTCTCAGGAGTTAATTTTCATCCTTCTCAGACACAATACATAAGAGTTGGCGAATTACCAACCAAATGGCCTTTTGACTTTAATGATGATAAGCACAAAATAAAAATTATTTCTACAAATAATGAAAATGATTTAGAAGAGTATATTCTAAAAAACGATAGTGAATTAACACACTTAATTGTGGATGAAAATTCAAAACTCCCAAAATTTTTACAAGACGTGTATTATAATGAAGAAAAATTCAAGTATTTAGATAAAGTGTTTGATTCTAAAGATTTTAATTTCAATCAACATCTAAAATTATTTGAAATAAACTTTGAGAATTTTAATTCTAAGATTAATCAAGAGGAATTATCACAATAA
- a CDS encoding methyltransferase domain-containing protein gives MNKNYEEKLLKFLKLFWLRPENGLLLAFKSGIMEDIKFESPSLDLSCGDGMYMFTHLGGTFSDNFDYFKSTQAEKFSHDSFVDIYDAFDPNYSPEIISPPKSQIDYGTDWKQTLLNKAATLNIYKNLILHDNNKKLPFEDNFFKTIYSNSIYWVETIDFLIADLYRILRPDGTLVLQIMTPYHHETLDKLDNLFSKEAIDILDRQRRDSYKGLKTYDEWIKLFKKAGFKIKETRNVYPNEFILDLWNIGLRPIAHLLIQMNDALSPEKRLQIKKPWVDIFFKLFKPLLFSQESFKFEKSPYLLFILEK, from the coding sequence TTGAATAAAAATTATGAAGAAAAATTGTTAAAATTCCTTAAGCTTTTCTGGCTTAGGCCTGAAAATGGCCTTTTGCTAGCATTCAAAAGCGGCATTATGGAAGATATAAAATTTGAATCTCCTTCTTTAGATCTTAGTTGTGGTGATGGTATGTACATGTTTACTCATTTAGGAGGTACTTTTTCAGATAATTTTGATTATTTCAAATCTACACAAGCTGAAAAATTTTCACATGATTCGTTTGTTGATATTTATGATGCCTTTGATCCAAATTATTCTCCAGAAATTATTTCTCCTCCAAAAAGTCAAATTGATTATGGGACTGATTGGAAACAAACTTTACTAAACAAAGCTGCAACATTAAATATTTATAAAAATTTGATACTGCATGACAACAACAAGAAACTACCGTTTGAAGATAACTTCTTTAAAACAATTTATAGTAATTCGATATATTGGGTTGAAACTATAGATTTTTTAATTGCGGATTTGTATCGTATACTTCGCCCTGATGGAACACTAGTATTACAAATTATGACTCCATATCATCATGAAACCTTAGATAAACTAGATAATTTATTTTCCAAAGAAGCCATTGACATTCTTGATAGGCAACGACGAGATTCATACAAAGGACTGAAAACTTATGATGAATGGATTAAATTATTTAAAAAAGCAGGGTTTAAAATTAAAGAAACTAGAAATGTCTATCCTAATGAGTTCATTTTAGATTTATGGAATATTGGATTAAGACCAATAGCTCATCTTTTAATACAAATGAATGATGCATTATCCCCAGAAAAACGGTTACAAATCAAAAAACCTTGGGTTGATATATTTTTTAAATTGTTTAAACCACTACTTTTTAGCCAAGAATCCTTTAAATTTGAAAAAAGTCCCTATCTTTTATTTATTTT
- a CDS encoding cupin domain-containing protein, translated as MKIERLLPTANLNTVRDGRGGIFTFIPKDPIVEFNFNYIKAGKIRGNHFHPEFDEYFLITEGEGVLVTKEDESEEEFIFLSKGQCTHTPKGTKHVFIAITDCIAVAMLTKKWENCQNPIIHVNMGMGKGDHGDPLSPYFKSKKL; from the coding sequence ATGAAAATTGAAAGATTACTACCTACAGCAAATCTCAATACAGTAAGAGATGGGAGAGGTGGGATTTTTACATTTATTCCTAAAGATCCAATTGTAGAATTTAATTTTAATTATATTAAAGCAGGAAAAATCCGTGGAAATCATTTTCATCCAGAATTTGACGAATATTTTCTAATTACTGAAGGGGAAGGAGTTCTTGTCACAAAAGAAGATGAATCAGAAGAAGAATTTATTTTTTTGAGTAAAGGTCAATGCACACATACACCAAAAGGTACAAAACATGTTTTCATAGCAATAACTGATTGTATAGCAGTTGCAATGTTGACAAAAAAATGGGAGAATTGTCAAAATCCCATAATTCATGTAAATATGGGAATGGGTAAAGGTGATCATGGAGATCCTTTATCTCCTTATTTTAAATCAAAAAAACTATAA
- a CDS encoding NAD-dependent epimerase/dehydratase family protein, whose translation MDEILVTGITGFIGNHLVPELSKNYKILGISKNKKKSTKNFKLRTMDITKSDFISRIPFSKIVHMAAYSDVNYCNLNPTKCFELNVKSTQKMLEVARKNDSSFIFLSSSHVYGTPQKLPLSEKDPCYPLTHYAASKKMSEILCETYSQTYDLDIRIARIFSVYGPKSPKSNLVFNIMNQMINNSKIKLGNTSPKRDFIFISDVINGLIKIINSKRKGFQTYNIGSGNSTSVKEIVKTCLKIHGKNLELISSKEKIRKNEISDIYANITKMKSEFNWKPQVSLKRGLEITYNYYN comes from the coding sequence TTGGATGAAATACTCGTAACAGGAATTACTGGATTTATTGGCAATCATCTTGTTCCTGAACTATCTAAAAACTATAAAATTTTAGGCATATCAAAAAATAAAAAAAAATCTACAAAAAATTTCAAATTAAGAACTATGGATATTACAAAATCGGATTTTATATCACGTATTCCTTTTTCTAAAATTGTTCACATGGCAGCTTATAGTGATGTAAATTATTGCAATCTAAACCCAACAAAATGTTTTGAATTAAATGTTAAATCAACACAGAAAATGTTGGAAGTTGCAAGAAAAAATGATTCTAGTTTCATTTTTCTTAGTTCTAGTCATGTATATGGAACTCCACAAAAACTTCCACTTTCAGAAAAAGATCCTTGTTATCCTTTAACTCATTATGCTGCCAGTAAAAAAATGAGTGAAATATTGTGTGAAACATATTCACAAACTTATGATTTAGATATTAGAATTGCAAGAATTTTTTCTGTATATGGGCCAAAAAGCCCAAAATCAAATCTTGTTTTTAATATTATGAATCAAATGATTAATAATTCAAAAATAAAATTAGGAAATACTTCTCCTAAACGAGATTTTATTTTTATTAGTGATGTAATCAATGGTTTGATAAAAATTATAAATTCAAAGAGAAAAGGATTCCAGACATATAATATTGGTAGTGGTAACAGCACTTCGGTTAAAGAAATAGTTAAAACTTGTTTGAAAATACATGGTAAAAATTTAGAATTGATTTCTTCTAAAGAAAAAATTAGGAAAAATGAAATATCAGATATCTATGCCAATATTACTAAGATGAAGTCAGAATTTAATTGGAAACCTCAAGTTTCATTAAAGAGGGGTTTAGAAATTACATATAATTATTATAATTAA
- a CDS encoding Gfo/Idh/MocA family protein: MKIAVIGYGSIGKRHVQNLLSIPDTEIIICTKQKIKNPSTKNVKIVKSISDCIKEKPKVGIIANESSFHIQIAMKLAKSGMDLFIEKPLSNSFFGTKELVRIIKKKKIITQMGCQFRFHRCIKEIKHMISTCKLGKVISVSAECGSFLPEWHPHEDYTKSYAAREDLGGGVVLTNIHEIDYLYWFFGDVSKVFSITGKFSELKISADDLCVGILQFKNKVIAELHLDYFQKPDFRSCKIIGTKGTVIWDSDTNNVMFYDNKKNKWVKILKWTRYDRNSMFKEEIIHFLHCVKKRETTINPVEKDGVNTLKIALSIIKSSKSRRVVKT; this comes from the coding sequence TTGAAAATAGCTGTTATAGGATATGGTTCTATAGGAAAGAGACATGTTCAGAATTTATTATCAATTCCAGATACAGAAATAATTATTTGCACTAAACAAAAAATAAAAAATCCGTCTACAAAAAATGTTAAAATTGTTAAATCCATTTCTGATTGTATAAAAGAAAAGCCTAAAGTTGGAATAATTGCAAATGAATCTAGTTTTCACATTCAAATAGCCATGAAACTAGCAAAATCCGGGATGGATTTATTTATTGAAAAACCATTATCAAATTCATTTTTTGGAACAAAAGAATTGGTTAGAATAATTAAAAAAAAGAAGATTATTACACAAATGGGATGTCAATTTCGCTTTCATAGATGTATAAAGGAAATTAAACATATGATATCCACCTGCAAACTGGGAAAAGTAATCTCAGTCAGTGCCGAATGTGGATCGTTTTTACCTGAGTGGCATCCTCATGAAGACTATACAAAAAGCTATGCAGCTAGAGAGGATTTAGGAGGCGGAGTAGTACTAACAAATATTCACGAAATAGATTATCTTTATTGGTTTTTTGGGGATGTATCTAAAGTATTTTCAATCACTGGTAAGTTTAGCGAGTTAAAAATTTCTGCAGATGATCTTTGTGTTGGAATATTGCAATTTAAAAATAAAGTAATTGCAGAACTACATTTAGATTATTTTCAAAAGCCAGATTTTAGAAGTTGTAAAATAATTGGAACAAAGGGAACGGTGATTTGGGATTCTGATACAAATAATGTAATGTTCTATGATAATAAAAAAAACAAATGGGTTAAAATCTTAAAATGGACAAGGTATGATAGGAACTCGATGTTTAAAGAGGAAATAATACATTTCTTACATTGTGTGAAAAAAAGAGAAACAACAATCAATCCAGTTGAGAAAGATGGAGTAAATACATTGAAAATTGCTCTTTCCATAATAAAGTCCTCAAAATCAAGGAGAGTAGTAAAGACATGA
- a CDS encoding GDP-mannose 4,6-dehydratase codes for MTRALITGITGQDGAYLAHFLLKKGYTVFGTFRRQSSSNFWRLYYLKIANKIKLIPADVLDSTSIYHAFEESNPTEIYHLAAQSFVGASFDQPLYTSDVTGFGTVRVLDEILKFNKKIKFYQASSSEMFGSEKSSIKNESTPFMPSSPYAISKLYAYWQTKLYREAYDLYAVNGILFNHESPLRGLEFVTRKISNEVAKISLGISTKLELGNISAKRDWGYAPEYVEGIWKSLQVKNPDDYVMATNESHSVKEFAEKACEIANISKKHISTSKKNLRPFDVNNLQGDYSKAKRKLGWKPKTKFNDLVKIMVQEDIHRWEQRLKGEYLPWDAGTA; via the coding sequence GTGACTAGAGCTTTAATTACTGGAATTACCGGTCAGGATGGTGCATATCTAGCACATTTCTTATTGAAAAAAGGATATACTGTTTTTGGCACTTTTAGAAGACAATCTTCTAGTAATTTCTGGAGATTGTATTATCTTAAAATCGCTAATAAAATCAAATTAATTCCAGCTGATGTATTAGATTCAACTTCAATTTATCATGCTTTCGAAGAATCAAACCCAACAGAAATCTATCATTTAGCTGCACAAAGTTTTGTTGGCGCTTCATTTGATCAACCTCTATACACTAGCGATGTTACCGGTTTTGGTACAGTAAGGGTATTGGATGAAATTCTAAAATTCAATAAAAAAATTAAATTTTATCAGGCATCCTCTAGTGAAATGTTCGGTTCTGAGAAATCATCAATAAAAAACGAATCTACACCATTTATGCCTTCAAGTCCATATGCAATTTCAAAATTATATGCTTACTGGCAAACAAAACTATATCGTGAAGCATATGATCTATATGCAGTTAATGGAATTTTATTTAATCATGAATCACCTTTACGCGGATTAGAATTTGTTACGAGAAAAATTTCAAACGAAGTAGCCAAAATTTCTCTTGGAATTTCAACAAAGCTGGAATTGGGAAATATTTCAGCCAAAAGAGATTGGGGATATGCACCTGAATATGTTGAGGGAATTTGGAAGTCTTTACAAGTAAAAAATCCAGACGACTATGTGATGGCCACAAATGAATCCCATTCTGTTAAGGAATTTGCTGAAAAAGCCTGCGAAATAGCCAACATTTCTAAAAAACATATTTCTACAAGTAAAAAAAATCTTAGACCATTTGATGTTAACAACCTCCAAGGTGATTATTCTAAAGCTAAGCGAAAATTAGGCTGGAAACCTAAAACCAAATTTAATGATCTTGTAAAGATTATGGTTCAAGAAGACATTCACAGATGGGAACAAAGATTGAAAGGCGAATATCTTCCTTGGGATGCAGGAACCGCTTGA
- a CDS encoding Gfo/Idh/MocA family protein: MTLKIGLIGCSRVAKNKIIPAVHFSDFISINAVGSRTNSKAKQYSKEIGCKTYGNYEDVIASDIDCVYISLPDGLHEKWAIKAAEAGLHILCEKSSTTSYESAKNIINACKLYNTRILECFSFRFHPQHKKVLQLIEKNELGKIYNFIGNFGYPKPDNENIRLKKELGGGILNDACCYPICASRIIFNEEPIGVMSNLIMDPIVDIDISASVFLMYKDKNAYAESGFDRNFKSNYEVWGSKGNIMLNRAYAVPNNFETQIYFTKNDNTETIKIDAVDQTFLMLKTFYEEIFKFKKSSFNFEEDLLKQAKILEAARLSSKKKKIIYLDEID; the protein is encoded by the coding sequence ATGACTTTAAAAATTGGTTTGATTGGTTGTTCAAGAGTTGCAAAAAATAAAATCATTCCTGCAGTACACTTTTCAGATTTTATTTCCATAAATGCTGTTGGAAGTAGAACAAACTCAAAAGCAAAACAATATTCAAAAGAAATTGGTTGTAAAACATATGGAAATTATGAAGATGTAATTGCTTCAGATATTGATTGTGTATACATTTCATTACCAGATGGATTACATGAAAAATGGGCAATTAAAGCTGCAGAAGCGGGATTGCACATACTATGTGAAAAATCATCAACAACATCATATGAATCTGCAAAAAATATTATTAATGCGTGTAAATTATACAATACGCGTATTTTAGAATGTTTTTCATTTAGATTTCATCCACAACACAAAAAAGTATTACAGTTAATTGAAAAGAATGAGTTAGGAAAAATTTATAATTTTATTGGGAATTTTGGATATCCAAAACCTGATAATGAAAATATTAGATTAAAAAAGGAATTAGGTGGCGGAATATTAAATGATGCCTGTTGTTATCCTATTTGTGCAAGCAGGATTATTTTTAATGAAGAACCAATTGGAGTTATGAGTAATTTGATAATGGATCCCATAGTAGATATTGATATCAGTGCAAGCGTGTTTCTGATGTATAAAGACAAAAATGCATATGCTGAATCAGGATTTGATAGAAATTTCAAATCTAATTATGAAGTTTGGGGTTCAAAAGGAAATATCATGTTAAATCGGGCCTATGCAGTTCCAAATAATTTTGAAACACAAATCTATTTTACAAAAAATGATAATACTGAAACTATCAAAATAGATGCAGTTGATCAAACATTCTTAATGCTTAAAACATTTTATGAAGAGATATTCAAATTTAAAAAAAGTAGTTTCAATTTTGAAGAGGATTTATTAAAACAAGCTAAAATTTTAGAGGCCGCAAGATTATCGAGTAAAAAGAAAAAAATTATCTATTTGGATGAGATCGATTAG
- a CDS encoding SDR family oxidoreductase, giving the protein MSQKLFDLSNKVIVLTGSAGRLGSNFAHILGDAGANLILVDIDYKKNEKIEKIISKKFGIKTICSNADITKKAELEELCKLSVKKFGRIDGLVNNAFYSPRTNIKNSAMKFEEYQSDLWNDVVSVNLTGVFLCCQIFGKIMSKQKTQSSIVNISSIYGINGADQRIYGKSKLNSPPSYAATKGAIVNFTRYLAAYWNKKNIRVNTMTLGGVLDESYMDKKFIKNYSEKTIIGRMANSDEYNGALLFLLSNASSYMTGANLVLDGGWSAW; this is encoded by the coding sequence TTGAGTCAAAAATTATTTGATCTTTCTAACAAAGTAATAGTTCTAACAGGAAGTGCAGGGCGTTTAGGTTCAAATTTTGCACATATTCTTGGAGATGCTGGGGCAAATCTTATCTTAGTAGATATAGATTACAAAAAGAATGAAAAAATAGAGAAAATTATATCTAAAAAATTTGGAATTAAAACAATTTGCTCTAATGCAGATATAACAAAAAAAGCAGAATTAGAAGAACTTTGTAAGTTATCCGTTAAGAAGTTTGGAAGGATAGATGGACTCGTAAATAATGCATTTTACAGCCCACGAACAAATATAAAAAATTCAGCAATGAAATTTGAAGAATATCAGTCAGATTTATGGAATGATGTGGTTTCAGTAAATTTAACAGGAGTTTTTCTTTGTTGCCAAATATTTGGAAAAATTATGTCAAAACAAAAAACTCAAAGTTCTATTGTAAATATATCATCAATATATGGAATTAATGGTGCAGATCAAAGAATTTATGGTAAAAGTAAATTAAATTCTCCACCATCTTACGCTGCAACAAAAGGAGCGATAGTAAACTTTACTAGATATTTAGCAGCGTATTGGAATAAAAAAAATATTCGTGTAAATACAATGACATTAGGTGGAGTATTAGACGAGTCATATATGGATAAAAAATTTATTAAAAATTACTCAGAAAAAACGATAATTGGAAGAATGGCAAATAGTGACGAATATAATGGAGCATTATTATTTTTGTTATCTAATGCATCGTCATATATGACTGGAGCGAATCTCGTGTTAGATGGTGGATGGAGTGCATGGTAA